One Brassica napus cultivar Da-Ae chromosome C4, Da-Ae, whole genome shotgun sequence genomic region harbors:
- the LOC106389066 gene encoding 6-phosphogluconate dehydrogenase, decarboxylating 3, chloroplastic-like, translating into MESAALSRIGLAGLAVMGQNLALNIADKGFPISVYNRTTSKVDETLDRASEEGKLPVSGQYSPRDFVLSIQRPRSVIILVKAGAPVDQTISALSEYMEPGDCIIDGGNEWYQNTERRIVEAEKKGLLYLGMGVSGGEEGARNGPSLMPGGSFQAYNNVKDILEKVAAQVEDGPCVTYIGEGGSGNFVKMVHNGIEYGDMQLISEAYDVLKNVGGLSNDELAEIFTEWNRGELESFLVEITSDIFRVKDEFGDGELVDKILDKTGMKGTGKWTVQQAAELSVAAPTIAASLDCRYLSGLKDERENAAKVLKEAGLKEDIGSASHGIDKKRLIDDVRQALYASKICSYAQGMNLLRAKSVEKEWNLNLGEMARIWKGGCIIRAVFLDRIKKAYQRNPNLASLVVDPDFAKEMVQRQAAWRRVVGLAISAGISTPGMCASLAYFDTYRRARLPANLVQAQRDLFGAHTYERTDRPGAYHTEWTKLARKGN; encoded by the coding sequence ATGGAGTCCGCCGCTCTCTCCCGCATTGGTCTCGCCGGCCTCGCCGTCATGGGCCAAAACCTCGCCCTGAACATCGCCGACAAAGGCTTCCCCATCTCGGTCTACAACCGAACCACCTCCAAAGTCGACGAAACCCTAGATCGCGCCTCCGAAGAAGGCAAGCTCCCAGTCTCCGGCCAATACTCCCCTCGCGACTTCGTCCTCTCCATCCAGCGCCCCAGATCCGTCATCATCCTCGTCAAAGCCGGCGCCCCCGTTGACCAGACCATCTCCGCCCTCTCCGAGTACATGGAGCCCGGTGACTGCATCATCGACGGCGGTAACGAGTGGTACCAGAACACAGAGCGACGAATCGTTGAAGCTGAGAAGAAAGGATTGCTCTACTTGGGGATGGGAGTCTCCGGAGGCGAGGAAGGGGCTCGTAACGGCCCCTCCCTCATGCCTGGAGGTTCTTTCCAGGCCTATAACAACGTTAAAGACATTCTCGAGAAAGTCGCCGCTCAGGTGGAGGACGGTCCCTGCGTgacttatataggagaaggcgGATCTGGGAACTTCGTGAAAATGGTTCATAATGGGATCGAGTACGGTGACATGCAGCTCATTTCCGAGGCGTACGATGTTTTGAAGAACGTTGGGGGGTTAAGCAATGACGAGCTTGCGGAGATTTTTACAGAGTGGAACCGAGGTGAGCTGGAGAGTTTCTTGGTTGAGATTACTTCGGATATTTTTAGGGTTAAGGATGAGTTTGGGGATGGAGAGTTAGTTGATAAGATTTTGGATAAGACGGGAATGAAAGGAACCGGGAAATGGACTGTTCAGCAGGCGGCTGAGCTCTCAGTGGCGGCGCCGACTATCGCTGCCTCGTTGGATTGTAGGTACTTGAGTGGACTCAAGGACGAGAGGGAGAATGCTGCCAAAGTGTTGAAGGAAGCTGGGTTGAAGGAGGATATTGGTTCTGCATCTCATGGGATTGATAAAAAGAGGTTGATTGATGATGTGAGGCAAGCTTTGTACGCTTCTAAGATCTGTAGTTATGCTCAAGGGATGAATTTGCTTAGAGCTAAGAGTGTGGAGAAGGAGTGGAACTTGAATCTCGGCGAGATGGCTCGGATTTGGAAAGGAGGGTGTATTATCAGGGCGGTGTTCTTGGACAGGATCAAGAAAGCTTACCAGAGGAACCCGAACCTGGCGAGTTTGGTGGTTGATCCTGATTTCGCTAAAGAGATGGTTCAGAGGCAAGCTGCGTGGAGGAGAGTCGTGGGTTTGGCCATCTCTGCGGGAATAAGCACGCCGGGAATGTGCGCGAGTCTTGCCTACTTCGACACTTACAGGCGTGCGAGATTGCCTGCGAATCTGGTTCAGGCGCAGAGAGATCTCTTTGGAGCTCATACGTATGAGAGGACCGATCGTCCTGGTGCGTACCACACGGAATGGACTAAGCTTGCTAGGAAGGGGAATTAG